In Drosophila innubila isolate TH190305 chromosome 2R unlocalized genomic scaffold, UK_Dinn_1.0 1_C_2R, whole genome shotgun sequence, the following are encoded in one genomic region:
- the LOC117782893 gene encoding 7-methylguanosine phosphate-specific 5'-nucleotidase-like has product MPNDESSNRKDDKIGFIRIQDIPSFNQRHCRMRDPKLVEKIINEFVCGGPERMQFVSDFDFTITKQRTEDNEPVLSSFGIFNTCKSLPSHYRDETDKLFRKYRPIEIDPNMSTEEKVKYMIEWWTKVSQHTKGFKLDQTEIDQAASKYKSAVRYGTPELFAVLLRLEIPVLVFSAGLGNSVVSVLQQANIMHPNVKVVSNFLQYRDGVLDGFQQPLIHNLNKNETVLNGSEYYELVHTRDHIIVMGDSLGDADMANGVPASSHILKIGFLFDHVEANMEKYMNTFDIVLVDDQTMDVPRALIDLIEQRHQLRRPHATSF; this is encoded by the coding sequence ATGCCCAACGATGAATCTAGCAATCGAAAGGATGACAAGATCGGCTTCATCCGCATACAGGACATTCCGTCGTTTAATCAAAGGCACTGCAGAATGCGCGATCCGAAGCTCGTGGAGAAGATCATCAATGAATTCGTGTGTGGCGGACCGGAGAGAATGCAATTCGTATCAGACTTTGACTTTACGATCACCAAACAACGAACGGAGGATAATGAACCAGTGCTCTCAAGCTTTGGAATTTTCAATACGTGCAAATCTCTGCCATCGCACTATAGGGATGAGACGGACAAGCTGTTCCGCAAATATCGACCCATCGAGATTGATCCCAATATGTCCACTGAGGAGAAGGTTAAGTACATGATTGAATGGTGGACCAAAGTGTCCCAACACACCAAGGGGTTTAAACTCGATCAGACCGAAATAGATCAGGCTGCAAGCAAATATAAGAGTGCAGTTCGTTACGGAACTCCTGAGCTTTTTGCAGTTCTGCTTCGCTTGGAAATACCGGTGCTTGTGTTCTCCGCCGGACTTGGCAACTCGGTGGTCTCAGTGCTGCAGCAGGCAAACATCATGCATCCCAATGTCAAGGTCGTTTCGAACTTTCTGCAGTACCGCGATGGTGTTCTCGATGGTTTCCAGCAGCCATTGATACACAATTTGAACAAGAACGAAACGGTTCTGAATGGCAGCGAGTATTATGAACTTGTTCACACACGTGACCACATCATCGTCATGGGCGATTCTCTGGGCGATGCTGACATGGCTAACGGAGTTCCGGCCTCATCGCACATTCTCAAAATAGGTTTTCTGTTTGATCACGTGGAGGCAAACATGGAAAAGTATATGAATACATTTGATATTGTGCTCGTGGATGATCAGACAATGGACGTGCCTCGAGCTCTAATCGATCTCATTGAGCAGCGTCATCAGTTACGCCGTCCACACGCTACCAGTTTCTAG
- the LOC117785358 gene encoding 7-methylguanosine phosphate-specific 5'-nucleotidase codes for MVNDESSDRKDDKIGYIHIQDIPSLNQSHCRMRDPKLVEKIINEFVCGGPERMQFVSDFDYTITKQRTEDNEAVLSSFGIFNTCKSLPSYYRDETDKLFRKYRPIEIDPNIPIEEKVEYMIEWWTKSAQLASGFAFDQTEIDQTASKFKRALRDRTHELFADLLRLEIPVLVFSAGLGNSVVSVLQQANIMHPNVKVVSNFLQYRDGLLDGFQQPMIHTFNKNETVLNGSEYYELVHTRDHIIVMGDSLGDADMANGVPASSHILKIGFLFDHVEANMEKYMNTFDIVLVDDQTMDVPRALLALIEQRHQLRHPHVTNGEQVQLSSAL; via the coding sequence ATGGTCAACGATGAGTCTAGCGATCGAAAGGATGACAAGATCGGCTACATCCACATACAGGACATTCCGTCGTTGAATCAAAGCCACTGCAGAATGCGCGATCCGAAGCTTGTGGAGAAGATCATCAATGAATTTGTGTGTGGCGGACCGGAGAGAATGCAATTCGTGTCGGACTTTGACTATACGATCACCAAACAACGGACGGAGGATAATGAGGCAGTACTCTCAAGCTTTGGAATTTTCAATACGTGCAAATCTCTGCCATCGTACTATAGGGATGAGACGGACAAGCTCTTTCGCAAATATCGACCCATCGAGATTGATCCCAATATACCTATTGAGGAGAAGGTTGAGTATATGATTGAATGGTGGACAAAATCGGCCCAACTTGCCAGTGGATTCGCGTTCGATCAGACTGAAATAGATCAGACAGCCAGCAAATTCAAACGTGCGCTACGTGACCGAACTCACGAGCTTTTTGCAGATCTGCTTCGCTTGGAAATACCGGTGCTTGTGTTCTCCGCCGGACTTGGCAACTCGGTGGTCTCAGTGCTGCAGCAGGCAAACATCATGCATCCCAATGTCAAGGTCGTTTCGAACTTTCTGCAGTATCGCGATGGTCTTCTCGATGGTTTCCAGCAGCCGATGATACACACCTTCAACAAGAATGAAACGGTCCTGAATGGCAGCGAGTATTATGAACTTGTTCACACACGTGACCACATCATCGTCATGGGCGATTCTCTGGGCGATGCTGACATGGCTAACGGAGTTCCGGCCTCATCGCACATTCTCAAGATAGGTTTTCTGTTTGATCACGTGGAGGCAAACATGGAAAAGTATATGAATACATTTGACATTGTGCTCGTGGATGATCAGACAATGGACGTGCCTCGAGCTCTTCTCGCTCTCATTGAGCAGCGTCATCAGTTACGCCATCCACACGTTACCAATGGAGAGCAAGTTCAGCTAAGCTCTGCACTCTGA
- the LOC117784467 gene encoding ubiquitin-protein ligase E3C, protein MFGFDGEYRRRPVQSLGGASHTCDRDTAIRKAALERQKRNELRQKANGAVVLQSYARSFIHRQRRKRAEREAFDAYLHAHRDRVTEDESLCFLLRRLSFFYSSRVARDSERLIEICQQILRNPGRLLQHSAHDAVWMLRVCKLLDACLLQLTLPQSVQAIPLRMLETFTTVSAVERYVEDETLLYKYLERVFGFLIARNYFVRLRQLLDDKCPPLDGETLHAPSPFADALLQLLLRPLSVARRTAAGEQSQLFCRKFITEILATPHTEPIRYFVLPCLAESTEFPFALLMRSLHVLLESSMVTSSAADSTDTDDGKRNSLFYGVIQSSEGKQFKSQPREMLFSSFLLNSLLVLDRRQLATLEQSNLLIVYVRVIAQMMPNILQLPKSTLRNHAVPHRHTDSDDDDDTDESDEEEEDQPTSRTLDYDMEQPCRPTGELSSKERNCLLESIAILNETQRVDFIVQQMEPHIEHTQLIYAFCEICHNLMIYNKHAVYEYKLLYTLAFTPKFIRAVWFKLAAESTQLGFSAPLTLISKGVVPKQQGVDRTIPLLATFCMLFGRLLPTLHDVEFVEKKLLVTPVQAAIQHVRLMPFSIAEIVQMSKTLKDISLGLVELAFRSVLGHTDADDKKLRHQKQIWANLLNVVVFVLNQIHTRDLRLGFCPEAHWTVSRLDLPLDRPTDLPLTHSSRMRGIRPFQPIRDFTREDFENGPPMSTKQKRSITILREIPFVVAFNKRVSILQGLVAANKMRVQGHQQAFLQGPSIMITVRRSHLYEDAYDKLRPENEPDLRLKFRIQFVSSLGLDEAGIDGGGVFREFLSELIKTAFDPNRGFFMVTTDNKLYPNPNVADLFGDFEKHYYFIGRILGKAIYENLLVELPLAEFFLTKLAGKYSDVDIHQLASLDPELYRNLLYLKDYAGDVSELNLDFTVASSSLGQTQIVELKPQGQSTPVTNSNRIEYLQLIANYKLNVQIKRHCKAFRKGLSNVLPIEWLYMFSNKELQILISGAEIPIDLEDLKKHCKYGGEYTPEHPSIVAFWTAVEGFDDLQRRQLLKFVTSCSRPPLLGFKDLDPPFFIQNAGDMERLPTASTCTNLLKLPPFNSVDQMREKLLYAIQSGVGFELS, encoded by the exons ATGTTTGGCTTCGATGGCGAGTATCGGCGCAGACCGGTGCAAAGTCTTGGAGGGGCCTCGCATACCTGCGACCGGGACACGGCCATACGCAAAGCGGCGCTGGAGCGTCAGAAACGGAACGAGCTGCGTCAGAAGGCCAATGGTGCCGTTGTGCTGCAATCATATGCCCGCTCCTTCATTCATCGCCAGAGACGCAAGCGGGCGGAGCGGGAGGCATTCGATGCGTATCTGCATGCGCATCGGGATCGAGTAACCGAGGATGAGAGTCTGTGCTTCCTGCTGCGACGCCTTAGCTTCTTTTATAGCAGTCGCGTGGCGAGGGACAGCGAGCGACTG ATTGAAATCTGTCAGCAAATCCTGCGCAATCCGGGCAGACTCTTGCAGCACTCAGCCCATGATGCCGTGTGGATGCTGCGCGTCTGCAAGCTGTTGGATGCGTGTCTGCTGCAGTTGACGCTGCCACAGAGTGTTCAGGCCATACCACTGCGTATGCTGGAGACCTTCACCACGGTGTCAGCTGTGGAACGCTATGTGGAGGACGAAACACTGTTGTATAAGTATTTGGAGCGAGTGTTTGGCTTCCTTATTGCACGCAACTACTTTGTGCGATTGCGTCAGCTGCTCGATGACAAGTGTCCACCGCTGGACGGCGAGACATTGCATGCGCCCAGTCCGTTTGCTGATGCGCTGCTCCAGCTGCTATTGCGGCCATTAAGCGTTGCTAGGCGCACAGCTGCCGGCGAGCAATCGCAGCTCTTCTGTCGCAAGTTCATTACCGAAATTCTGGCCACGCCGCATACGGAACCAATTCGCTATTTTGTGTTGCCCTGTCTGGCGGAGTCTACGGAATTTCCCTTCGCATTGCTCATGCGGTCGCTACACGTCTTGCTCGAATCGAGCATGGTTACGTCCTCCGCTGCGGATTCAACAGACACAGATGATGGCAAGCGAAACTCATTGTTCTATGGTGTCATCCAATCCAGTGAAGGCAAACAGTTCAAGTCACAGCCACGTGAAATGTTATTTAGTTCGTTTTTGCTGAACTCTTTGCTGGTGCTCGATCGCAGGCAACTGG CTACATTGGAGCAGAGCAACTTGCTGATTGTGTATGTACGTGTTATTGCTCAGATGATGCCAAACATATTGCAGCTGCCCAAGTCGACACTACGGAACCATGCAGTACCACATCGTCACACGGATtccgatgatgacgatgacacgGATGAGTCCgatgaggaagaggaggaTCAGCCCACGTCACGAACTCTGGACTATGATATGGAACAGCCTTGTCGACCTACCGGCGAGCTGAGCAGCAAGGAACGCAATTGCCTCTTGGAATCCATAGCCATATTAAACGAAACGCAACGTGTGGATTTCATTGTGCAGCAAATGGAGCCGCACATTGAGCACACTCAGTTAATTTATGCGTTCTGTGAGATTTGTCACAATTTGATGATATACAATAAGCATGCGGTCTATGAGTATAA ACTGCTCTACACTTTAGCCTTTACACCGAAGTTTATACGTGCCGTGTGGTTTAAACTGGCCGCTGAGTCCACGCAATTGGGTTTCTCAGCGCCACTCACACTCATTTCCAAGGGCGTTGTGC CCAAGCAGCAGGGCGTGGATCGCACTATTCCTTTattggcaacattttgtatGCTCTTTGGTCGTCTGTTGCCCACGTTGCACGACGTCGAGTTTGTGGAGAAGAAGCTGTTGGTAACGCCCGTCCAGGCGGCCATACAACATGTCCGACTGATGCCATTTTCAATTGCCGAAATTGTGCAAATGTCCAAGACACTGAAGGACATTAGCCTCGGTCTGGTCGAGCTAGCTTTTCGCAGTGTTCTTGGCCACACCGACGCCGACGACAAGAAACTGCGTCACCAGAAACAAATTTGGGCCAACTTGCTGAATGTGGTTGTGTTTGTGCTCAATCAAATACACACGCGGGACTTGCGACTGGGCTTCTGTCCGGAAGCGCATTGGACGGTCAGTCGTTTGGATTTGCCACTGGACAGACCGACGGATCTGCCATTGACACACAGCAGTCGAATGCGCGGCATTCGTCCATTTCAGCCCATACGCGACTTTACGCGCGAGGATTTTGAGAACGGACCGCCCATGTCCACAAAACAGAAGCGATCCATAACGATTCTGCGTGAAATACCCTTTGTGGTGGCATTCAACAAGCGTGTGAGCATTCTTCAGGGTCTGGTTGCGGCCAACAAGATGCGGGTTCAGGGCCATCAGCAAGCCTTTCTGCAGGGCCCCTCCATTATGATAACTGTACGTCGTTCGCATCTCTACGAGGATGCTTACGATAAGCTGCGTCCGGAGAATG AGCCGGATTTACGCCTCAAATTTCGCATACAGTTTGTGTCCTCGCTGGGACTTGATGAGGCGGGCATTGACGGTGGCGGTGTTTTTCGTGAATTCCTCTCGGAACTTATCAAAACTGCCTTTGATCCCAATCGGGGATTTTTCAT ggtaACGACGGACAACAAACTGTATCCCAATCCCAATGTGGCTGACTTATTTGGGGACTTTGAGAAGCACTATTATTTCATTGGTCGCATTTTGGGAAAAGCAATATATGAGAATCTGTTGGTGGAACTTCCGCTGGCGGAGTTCTTCTTAACCAAACTGGCTGGCAAATATTCAGATGTGGACATACATCAATTGGCGTCCCTGGATCCGGAACTATATCGCAATTTGCTTTATCTTAAAGACTATGCGGGAGATGTTAgtgaattaaatttagattttacaGTGGCCAGCAGCTCACTGGGGCAGACACAGATTGTGGAACTGAAACCTCAGGGTCAGAGCACGCCGGTGACCAACTCAAATCGCATCGAATATCTGCAGCTGATAGCCAACTATAAGCTAAATGTACAGATCAAACGTCACTGTAAAGCCTTCCGCAAGGGACTGTCAAATGTGCTGCCCATTGAGTGGCTTTATATGTTCAGCAATAAGGAGCTTCAAATACTCATATCGGGCGCCGAAATACCGATAGATCTGGAGGACCTAAAGAAGCACTGCAAATATGGTGGCGAGTACACGCCGGAGCATCCATCCATAGTGGCATTCTGGACAGCTGTGGAGGGTTTTGATGATCTGCAGCGACGTCAACTGTTGAAGTTTGTCACCAGCTGCTCACGTCCTCCACTACTGGGCTTTAAG GACTTGGATCCGCCTTTTTTCATACAGAATGCTGGGGATATGGAGCGTCTGCCCACAGCCAGCACCTGCACGAATCTGCTAAAGCTGCCGCCCTTTAACAGTGTCGATCAAATGCGTGAAAAGTTGCTCTATGCCATACAATCTGGTGTGGGCTTTGAACTTAGCTAA
- the LOC117784466 gene encoding lipase 1, producing the protein MRASIYYLSICGIAVQLTLSLAVVDSICQIVQRHGAECQVHQVQTADGYQLTMQRIPPPRNHSCPMLQPFVLMHGLIGSAGDFVAAGRAGALAFQLHARCFDVWLPNARGTTQSRRHRTLAASEAAFWDFSWHEIGVYDLPAIVEHVLHVTGHRRLHYVGHSQGTTVLLVLLSQRPAYNAKFASVSLLAPVAYLQHLSSPPLRLLASDPGGVMLLLNQLGLHELLPATSLTQVGGQLLCSPALPTYALCILITSLYVGFSEYPLDRNIFPRILETTPAGISRGQLLHFGQLINSGKFQQYDYRSTQLNLQHYGQTSPPSYQLTNIRLNLMLFYGNRDALSSRMDVQRLVRELSNCRIQLFQVRGYNHIDFLYAASAPQRIYERIIQQAIRINGV; encoded by the exons atgcgtGCAAGCATCTATTATCTATCCATATGTGGAATTGCAGTGCAGCTTACACTGAGTCTCGCTGTCGTCGATTCCATCTGTCAGATAGTGCAGCGCCATGGGGCAGAGTGTCAAGTGCATCAAGTGCAAACCGCCGACGGTTATCAGTTGACAATGCAACGCATTCCCCCGCCCCGTAATCACAGCTGCCCCATGCTGCAGCCATTCGTGCTGATGCACGGCCTAATCGGCTCGGCTGGCGATTTTGTGGCAGCGGGTCGCGCAGGCGCTTTGGCATTCCAGTTGCATGCGCGTTGCTTTGACGTCTGGCTGCCGAATGCACGTGGCACGACTCAGTCGCGACGCCACCGCACACTCGCCGCCAGCGAGGCGGCCTTCTGGGATTTCAGCTGGCACGAGATTGGCGTCTATGACTTGCCAGCCATTGTGGAGCATGTGCTGCACGTGACGGGTCACCGCAGACTCCACTATGTGGGCCATTCGCAGGGCACCACtgtgttgttggtgctgctgtCGCAGCGACCCGCTTACAATGCCAAATTTGCGAGTGTATCGCTGCTGGCGCCAGTTGCCTATTTGCAGCATTTGAGCAGTCCGCCATTGCGATTGCTGGCTAGTGACCCTGGCGGTGTCATg ctgctgctgaatCAGCTGGGCCTGCACGAGCTTCTGCCGGCCACATCGCTCACCCAGGTGGGCGGCCAGCTGCTCTGCAGCCCCGCACTGCCGACGTATGCGCTGTGCATCCTCATCACATCGCTCTATGTGGGCTTCAGCGAGTATCCGTTGGATCGT AACATATTTCCACGAATTCTGGAGACAACACCAGCGGGCATCTCTCGTGGTCAACTCCTGCACTTCGGGCAGCTCATCAACAGCG GTAAATTTCAGCAGTACGACTACCGCTCAACTCAGCTCAATCTTCAGCACTATGGACAGACAAGCCCTCCAAGCTATCAGTTGACAAATATCCGCCTCAATCTGATGCTCTTCTATGGAAACCGGGATGCATTGTCCAGCCGGATGGATGTGCAGCGTTTGGTTCGTGAGCTGAGCAACTGTCGCATTCAACTCTTCCAGGTGCGCGGATATAACCACATTGACTTCCTCTATGCGGCCTCAGCACCACAAAGGATCTACGAACGCATCATCCAACAGGCCATTCGGATAAATGgagtataa